One genomic segment of Rivularia sp. PCC 7116 includes these proteins:
- a CDS encoding DUF4327 family protein — MSVNTVPSINYSLDVIQDEARRLVQKGVVSRQQPIYTLCQYIPAREWVCIECELEKCEFLLRDRIADLIGREVWEND, encoded by the coding sequence ATGAGTGTGAATACGGTGCCTTCTATCAATTACTCTTTAGACGTGATTCAGGATGAAGCACGGCGATTAGTTCAAAAGGGAGTAGTTAGCCGACAACAGCCGATATATACCTTATGTCAATACATACCCGCAAGAGAGTGGGTTTGTATTGAGTGCGAGTTAGAAAAATGTGAATTTCTACTGCGCGATCGTATAGCGGATTTGATTGGTAGAGAGGTGTGGGAAAACGACTAA